ctaGTATATTTTAGCACGTTTGCATAATGAgatttgtaaaatattaaagTGATagatagcatttttctttttcttctagaCTTGTACTCACCATTAGCACTGCATCGTCGTCACTTTATCAAAACCTTAAAACTGTACAATAATCATTATAAAgacattattattaattaaaatttgaaaatgtcaACTAAGTTTACTTGTCAATTCAATAAGAGTTCCTCAACAAGTGTCCTCAGTACTCCTGAACAAGACCACCTTAAATATAGCTCATACTAACACAATACCAAACACATTACCGTGAAGTGGTCGCCCAATAATTTAACTAAATCCATTAGACCCCCTGCAATTGTATGGTTGATTTACAGACAACGTAGGTAGGCAACTGAGAGTTTAAATGGGTCTACACTGCTCGAGGGGCCTCATTTGGGCCATCTCTCGTGCACGTTTCGGCTGGCTGCAATTCAATTAGCAAATTGCAATCAATCTCGATCCGCAAttgataaaacttttcttttcttttcttttttccacatTTTTGCCTTCTATTTTTTAGACGaaagtattaacaaataacataaaacacaaaaacaattaaaactgtttttacattaatatcatattaaaaacttttttaaacaaaaaacaaaaaccaccgGTCAAAAAAGATTAACAGACCTAACAATATACTCTTCTAATTAAAAGCGTACTTCTAATTAAAAGTAGAGGTAGCAATTCATGTTTGTACGTCAAGTTTAGGTTGTATCGAGACATGAACataagaatatatattaattctaatttaaccaatttaattaaacgagttagaCCCATTAACCATAATTTACTAATTTCATATTAGATTCATGCCGTGTTTgcatccaaacactttttttctaaaatttagttTCAATCTAATATGTCACAATTTCATAAGATCTATCATTTTATAAAGTATGTCACAATCCATCACgttgaaatcaaattcttaaaaaaaaaaaaaaaaaaaaaaaaaaaaaagaaaaaaagagaggaggggGCTCACCTGCAATCTGCACAGCATTGGGACTGGGGAGTGGACCCGGTGGGGCTGGTAGTTAAAAAGTGACAGCAATTTCTGTTGATAGTTAATATCTTATTTAAAACCCGAAACCCACTAACCCAGTCATAGAAGGGTTATAAAGGAGGAAGATGCAACCGCGTTTGACCTCGTAAAACCCGTTCACCATTAGACTCTTCCACGCCTTGGGAGAACTGTAGCCAGCAGCCCAATAAAAACACCAACGACTCCAAACCCCACCTTCTaagccttctctctctctctctctctctctctttctgaaaGAGTCTTTCACACAACCTCGAGTCCTCGACCCATATCCCCACTGGCCAATTCATTCTCAACTAGCGCAAGCTTCATCTCCTCCGTTCATCGAGGCCAAAATTAATCCAAAAGGAAAATCCAAGAAGACCCATTTTCCTTTCCTGATCTGATCTTTCATTAGAGCCAACCATAACAAAGAATTTGAAGGTTGGTCCGCCGTGGTTATGGCGGACTTAGTGAAGCAAATCTTGGCAAGGCCGATCCAACTAGCTGACCAAGTCGGCAAGGCTGCTGACGAGGTTAGTTCCTTCAAGCAAGAATGTGCGGAACTCAAGGCCAAGACAGAGAAGCTTGCCGGGCTGCTCCGCCAGGCCGCCCGAGCCAGCTCCGAACTCTACGAGCGCCCCGCGCGGCGGATTATCGACGACACCGAGCAAGTCATCGATAAGGCTCTGACCCTCGTGCTCAAATGCCGCGTCAACGGCATAGTCAAGCGCGTGTTCACCATCATCCCCACTGCTGCCTTTCGCAAGATGTCTGCTCAGCTCGAGAATTCGATCGGCGACGTTTCGTGGCTGCTCCGTGTGTCGGCACCGGCTGAGGATCGCGGCGACGAGTACTTGGGTCTGCCTCCTATAGCAGCAAACGAGCCAATTCTGTGTCTCATATGGGAACAGATTGCGATTCTGTCTACGGGTTCGCTCGAGGACCGATCCGATGCCGCGGCTTCGCTGGTTTCGCTTGCCCGGGACAATGATCGGTATGGGAAGCTGATCATAGAGGAAGGTGGGATCGGACCCTTGTTGAAATTGATCAAAGAGGGCAAACTGGAAGCACAAGAAAACGCTGCGAAAGCAATTGGGCTACTGGGACGCGATACGGAAAGCATCGAGCACATGATCCACGCGGGTGTATGTTCGGTGTTTGGGAAAATCCTCAAAGAAGGTCCCATGAAAGTCCAGGCTGTAGTGGCTTGGGCTGTTTCGGAGCTTGCAGCTAATTACCCCAAGTGTCAGGATCTTTTTGCCCAGCACAATATAATCCGTTTGCTGGTGAGCCATCTCGCGTTTGAGACCGTTGAAGAGCACAGTAAGTATGCCATTAGTAGCATCAGAGCCGCCTCCATACATGCGGTTGTAATGGCAACTAATTCTCCAAACGGCAAGAATATGAACAAGGCAATTGAcgaagatgacaagcaatgttACAATCAAATTCCTCACCCCACGGGGAATAAGGCCCCCAGTCAGATGTACAATGTGGTGGCGAATACCGTGGCGATGAGGATCCAGTCCAAGCTACTCCAACCACAAGGTAATGATTCAACTCAAGCCAACCACAGCACAAGCAACAACCATAACAACAATGTGAAGCAGAATCATCTACTCCATCAACCCCACCACCAGCAAAACGTTTCTCTTTCGGGTAGTAGTCTCAATCTTAAGGGGAGGGAATTGGAAGACCCTGCTACCAAGGCCAACATGAAAGCAATGGCAGCAAAAGCCCTTTGGCACCTTTCCATAGAAAACCCAGCCATCTGCCGCAGCATCACTGAGTCAAGAGCACTGTTATGCTTCGCAGTTCTACTGGAGAAAGGGCCTGAAGATGTCAAATACCATTCTGCCATGGCGTTGATGGAGATCACTGCAGTGGCCGAGAAAGATGCTGACTTGAGAAGATCTGCATTCAAGCCCAGTTCACCTGCCTGCAAAGCTGTTGTTGACCAGTTGCTAAAGATCATTGAGGAGGCAAATTCAGACCTCCTTATCCCGTGCGTCAAGGCTATTGGGAATTTGGCAAGGACATTCCGAGCAACGGAGACAAGGATGATCAGCCCGTTAGTGCGGCTTCTCGACGAGGGAGAAGCTGAGATTGCCAGGGAGGCTTCAGTTGCTCTCTCAAGATTTGCCTGCACAGAGAACTATCTCCACCTTGATCACTCAAAGGCAATTATAAGTGCTGGAGGGGCAAAGCACTTGATCCAGCTGGTGTATTTTGGTGAACAAATTGTTCAAAATTCGGCATTGTTTCTGCTATGCTACATTTCCCTGCATGTACCAGACAGCGAGGAACTTGCCCAGGCCGAGGTGCTCACTGTGCTTGAATGGGCTTCCAAACAATCTCACATTGCCCAGGATGAAAAACTGGAGACATTGTTACAAGACTCCAAGAGCAAATTGGAGCTTTATCAATCAAGACGGTCGAGGGCATTCCATTGAttcaatcaataaaaaaattagtttgttgtgcaagaaaaaaaaaaaccatgtttCCTATAATTTTCTCTGTTTTATCATTCTCATGGAGTGTACATACTTTAATTTTATTGTCTTCGAAATTGCTTAGAAATAGTTTCAATCATTTACAGAGCATTCTCTTGctgtgttttctttttcctgctGATTTGCATTTCCCCTATAAAAGCACCTAATTCCTGGAACCTCCCACCCATTTGTCTTCTAGTTACAAACCGACACAGactgcaattttaaaatgtgatgaCCAATCTAAACTCAGAAGGCAAAAAGGGCATATTTCAGATATTTTTCCGTTCTTTATTCTATACCTCTCGATGTGAATCACAACATGCTGGCTTTAGCAGGTCTAGATTTATTTGATGCGTTCAGAGTGGTTGTAGTTCGCATAATTGGGTTAATAATTTAGCTGAGATGGAAACAGCTAGCAAAAGGAATAAGGTGGGGAAAACATGTCTCAAAGGCTCGTATTCGGACAGGAGAGTGGTAAAAATTATTCTTAGAAGTTTCTTTTTAAAGAATGGAGCTCTCGTTGGAATGAGAACTTGAAATGGCAAACTTTTGTTTCCTAAGATTATGTCCGTGGTCTCCCCTAGGTTTCTCTTGTCCGGAAAATTCTAGGAGTGAGTGTGTGTCTCCCGGCGTTGTCTCCACGCTTGGGATTTTCTGTCCCTGTTTTCTTGCAGTGGTTCGAGTCATGTTTGTTGTTGTATCTCCTTAGTCTCTCTCTTATAAATCGGGATGGAAGGCTTGATAGAGAGTATGGGTGAGAGGATGAAGCTTACAGATGGAGAAAGAAAGGAGATAACGATCACTGAAGCTGACACTGCAGATTTACGTGGAAGAAGTGAACGTTGTCTTCTAGGTAGGCTGATGTCGGATCGTCGTATCCAGAAAGAAGCTTTCAAGACGTTAATGACTAGGCTGTGGAAGACCATTGAAGCAGTGGCTTTCAAGGAACTACACGATAATCTGTGGCTGTTGGAATTTTCTAATGTGGCTGACAAATGACGTGTTATGGAAGGTCGTCTGTGGCTCTTTGATCGCAGTGTGTTGGTGCTTAAGAAAATCGATGAAGATATCCCACCTCTGcaaatggacttttccaaagCTCTTTTTTGGGTCCAGGTACATGACATGCCACTCATGTGTATGAATCGAGACGTAGGGGTTAAGATAGGACAGTCCATTGGCATGGTGGAAGAAATAGATGTCACTGGCGATGGTGTTGGGTGGGGTAGATGTTTGAGAATAAGAGTCTACGTTGATATCACAAAGCCGCTTGAAAGAGGTCGTGCCCTTGTCCTGAATGGCAAATCGGTATGGGTCTCCTTCAAATATGAAAAGCTCCCTCAGTTCTGCTACTATTGTGGGAGAAACTATCATGCAGATAAGTCCTGTACAAGGAAGTCAAATTTCCGTATTAATGAAGATGTATTGGCGAATTCCTGGGGGGTTTGGCTACGGGCAGATGATCTGCGCCCAAGGAAGGAAGGCTCACCAAAGGTTCAACAGACTGATGTTAATCCACGAAAGCAGGTGGTGGCTGATTAGGAACCAGTAGCTACTGAAAGTATACTGAAAGGGTCTTCTCCGGCTGAACTCTCACCTCGGTTGGCCATAAATAGTACGGGTCATCTGGGTGGGGCCAGAACTCCGGAGGGTACTTCTGGAATGCAGTACGAGGGAGAAAAGAGCCGGGATTTCCCAATCGTAAAAGTCTCAGAACGTTTAGTTGGAAAGCTGGTTGAACATTGTACTTCCGATTTCATGGAAAGTGATGATATTATGGGCGGGGCAAAATGCATTAATGGCCAAGATTTGGAGGAGGATTTGGAAGAGAAAAATGCGGCTGACAACAAGAAAGGTGATGAGAATAGTAGTGAGAAGCTTCTGACCAGAATTGAAATAGAGGTTAATACCCAAAACTATGTGGAGGACCGCGAGGTGATACATAGGTGTGTTTGCATGGAGCCACATGTTGAAGACCCTATTCTTAATAGGGGAGGTCCTCTGGTGAATGGGAAATTGACATCTGGAAATAGTGGGTCCCAGGAGGGGGTTTTTCCCTCTCAGAAAAAATTTACAGAGCAAGGAGTATGCTCTGGCTCCTCTCTTCCTAATCATGGGAATATTGGCGATTATGAAAATGGCCTGGCATCAAATGAGGATATCACGAAGACTTCGGGCAAGATCCGTAAGTGGAAAAGGAAAACTAGAGACAATATATCTGATAACACTGGTGAAATtcaaaggaaaaggaaactTGAGGATGTGGAGTGGACACTTTCTGATACTCAGGAGGCTCAACTTAAGAAATGCAACTCCAGATGTGAGGTACCTTCTCAACTTGAAAAGGCGGTGGCTGATTCTCAGCCCCGCCTATCACCATGAGTCTTCTTTATTGGAACtgtcgggggcttgggaacccctgCACAGTTCTTGTTCTTCACCATATGGTGCAAGAAAAGAAgcccaattttgtttttcttattgaaACTCTATGTAAGCGTAAAACTATGGAGAAGATCAGATGTAAATTAGGTTTTGAAGGTCTTTTTGCTGTTAATCCAGTTGGTAGGAGTGGGGGTTTAGCCTTATTGTGGAAAGATAATTATTTCCTGGAGATCTTCAACTATTCTCGTCAGCACATAAATGCCATCATTCGAAATGAAGATGGGAGTCCGGGATGGAAGTTTACTGGGTTCTATGGCAATCCTAATCCTGTGAAACGTAGTGAATCTTGGGATTTGCTGAGGTTTCTAAAGAACTTTCAACCCACAGCTTGGTTGTGTGCAGGAGACTTTAATGAGATCTTGGAGCAAGTGGAGAAAGATGGGGCTGCTCTTAGGCGTAACTCTCAGATAAACAACTTCAGGATGGCCTTAGAGGACTGCGACTTAAGTAACTTGGGTTTTTCTAAGCCACGGTACACTTGGTGTAACAATAGAAGTGATGGAAACTTCACACAGGAACGACTTGATCGAGCGGTTGCTAATAGTGAGTGGTGTGCTAGTTTCAGTTTTGTAGAGATTCAAGTTTTGCCAGCACGTTCTTCGGATCACAATCCGATCTTTAATTTGTAGAATGATGTGCCTCCTGATCCTGGCTATTCTCGTCGGGGTTTTAAATTTGAAGCTAAGTGGCATTTGGATCCGGAATGTCATGATGTCATTAAATCTGCTTGGGAACAAGAAGGTGGTGAGGTGAATCATTTAAAGGATATCCAAGGTCGCTTAGTAGCCTACCAAAAGAGTCTCACTCAGTGGGGCAATAGAAATTTGGAAAAGATGCAGAGCTTCTGAAGCAGAAAAGCAAAAGGCTGCTGGAGTTGCAGGGAAACAATTGTCCAAATCAGGTTGAGGACATTAAGCAGATTCAGAAAGATATTGATGACATTTTGGAGAGGGAAGATGTCAAATGGAAACAGAGGGCTAAACAGAATTGGTATTGTCAAGGAAACCGAAACACAAAGTTTTTCCATGCTTGGGCCAATCATAGAAGGAAAGTAAACTCTATTCATTCAATCACTGATGAACAAGGCAGAACTTGGAGGCGCTATAAGGAGGTCTGTCGGGTCTTCATCGATTATTATAGAGATATTTTTAGCTCTAACATCTCTACTGACCTTTCCCAATGCCTAGAACATGTGGAACCTCGTATCTCGAAAGAGATGAACTCAAACTTATTGCGGCCATTTACGGAGGAGGAGGTTTGTGTGGCTCTATCTCAAATGCATCCACTAAAATCACCTGGCCAAGATGGTTTCTCTGCAGATTTTTTCCAAAAAGCTGGTGTGATGTGGGTAGGAATGTGTCGGAGGCAGTCTTATCTTTTCTTAATGGAGGGCCTTTTGATGCAGCCATTAATTCTACTAATTTATGCCTTATCCCCAAGGTCCCCTCCCCGGAATCAGTCAAAGATTATCGCCCAATTAGCCTATGTAATGTGGTTTACAAGCTAATTTCTAAGGTGCTAGCCAATAGATTGAAGGTTGTGCTGCCGTATATCATCTCTCCGGAGCAAAGCGCATTCATTCCGGGCCGTTTGATTTCAGACAATATTATTGTTGCATTTGAAACTCTTCATACTATGGAGACGCGGCTAAAAGGTAGAAATGGCTTTATGGCCCTTAAGCTTGATATGAGTAAGGCGTATGACCGTTTGGAGTGGGATTTTTTGGAGGCTATGATGCGGAAACTTGGTTTTGCGGATAAATGGGTTCGGATGATTGTGACTTGTGTCCGAACAGTTACTTATGCTATTATTATCAATGGCCAACCTCACGGCCATATAGTCCCCACTAGAGGTATTCGCCAAGTAGACCCCCTCTCCCCTTATTTGTTCATCATTTGTGCTGAGGCTTTAAGTAGTTTGCTAAGCCATTCTGCtggtttggaaaaaatttcTGGTGTTCCCATCTGCAGGGGAGGGACAAGAATAAACCACCTTCTTTTTGCTGATGATAGCCTTTTATTTGGGAGGGCCAATCTTGAAGAGTGGAGGCTAATTAAGGCCTTATTGGATATCTACGAGAGGGCATCTAGGCAGAAGGTAAATATTGATAAGACCTCCATTTTCTTTAGTAAAAACACTAAGGAAGAGGTGAGGGCTTCTATTCTGCAAGAAACAGGTCTTAACCCCATTCAGCACTATGAATCTTATTTGGGCTTACCGGCTCTTATTAGTCAGTCTAGAATTTCCTCTTTCAATTATATCAAGAGCCGAATTTGGAGCAGAATGAATGTGTGGAAAGAAAAGTTTTTATCTCATGCGGGGAAGGAGATTCTTATTAAAGCTGTCCTTCAAGCCATTCCAACCTATACTATGAGCGTGTTTAAGCTGCCAATTACTCTCTGCCGTGAAATTAATATGTTATTCAGTAAGTTTTGGTGGGGGCATATGGAGAACATGGATCGGATGGCCTGGATGTCCTGGAAAGGTTTAGGCAGGAGTAAGAATTCAGGGGGATTGGGATACCGAGACTTGGAGAGCTTTAATTTCGCTCTTCTAGCTAAACAAGGGTGGCGTCTAATTCAGAACCCAGACTCTCTTGCATCCCAGATCTTAAAGGAGAAATACTTTCCTAAGACTTCTTTTTTGGAGGCCTCTCTTGGCTGCAGGCCCTCCTATATTTGGCGGAGTATATGGTTGGCAAAGCCGCTTCTGCGGGAAGGCTTGATTTGGAAGGTGGGAGATGGCTCAAAAATTAA
Above is a genomic segment from Alnus glutinosa chromosome 12, dhAlnGlut1.1, whole genome shotgun sequence containing:
- the LOC133852730 gene encoding uncharacterized protein LOC133852730, with the translated sequence MADLVKQILARPIQLADQVGKAADEVSSFKQECAELKAKTEKLAGLLRQAARASSELYERPARRIIDDTEQVIDKALTLVLKCRVNGIVKRVFTIIPTAAFRKMSAQLENSIGDVSWLLRVSAPAEDRGDEYLGLPPIAANEPILCLIWEQIAILSTGSLEDRSDAAASLVSLARDNDRYGKLIIEEGGIGPLLKLIKEGKLEAQENAAKAIGLLGRDTESIEHMIHAGVCSVFGKILKEGPMKVQAVVAWAVSELAANYPKCQDLFAQHNIIRLLVSHLAFETVEEHSKYAISSIRAASIHAVVMATNSPNGKNMNKAIDEDDKQCYNQIPHPTGNKAPSQMYNVVANTVAMRIQSKLLQPQGNDSTQANHSTSNNHNNNVKQNHLLHQPHHQQNVSLSGSSLNLKGRELEDPATKANMKAMAAKALWHLSIENPAICRSITESRALLCFAVLLEKGPEDVKYHSAMALMEITAVAEKDADLRRSAFKPSSPACKAVVDQLLKIIEEANSDLLIPCVKAIGNLARTFRATETRMISPLVRLLDEGEAEIAREASVALSRFACTENYLHLDHSKAIISAGGAKHLIQLVYFGEQIVQNSALFLLCYISLHVPDSEELAQAEVLTVLEWASKQSHIAQDEKLETLLQDSKSKLELYQSRRSRAFH